The nucleotide window GGTACTTTGCTGGGCTAACGATTCGCAATATGGTCTGGCTTCGTCTGTCTGGACAAAAGATGTGGGGTGTGCCCACCGCATGAGTGCGCGTCTGCAATATGGCTGCACCTGGGTTAATACCCACTTTATGCTGGTCAGCGAAATGCCGCACGGCGGAATGAAGTTATCGGGCTACGGGAAAGATATGTCGGTGTATGGTCTTGAAGATTATACGGTTGTACGGCATGTGATGATAAAACACTAACGGGCAATAGAAGTGGCTGAAATACCAGTTTATTGTATTTCGGCCACATTCTCGCAAGGCTCGAAATTTGATACCGTTTCCCCGATTCAAACCCTCTGCGTATTTTTGGGACGCTCTCTAAAAAAGAAGAACCGTGACCGTCACGGCGACAAATGCCATCAACAGTAGCACCATCACGGCTATCGCAAATGTCGTTGAATCCTGTACATATGTCTTTTCCTCCCCCTTCATTGGGCCGATAAGCATGATCCAGATGAAAATGAAGGTGATTGAGGCAATAAAAACTGAAACGAAAAACAGACTTTCTCTCAATGAATTACCTCAACGGGAATCTGTCAGGAATCAACAGGGTTCCCTGCAGCGACAATAATGACTCATTAAACCATCTCAATGGTTTCTGTGCCAGATTATAACGTCACGGCGCGTTCGGTAATAATAAAAGAAAGGGGTAGTGTAGCCCGACAGTACACCTGCCGGGCAGGTTGATTACCAGCCGCAGACCTCGTGTTCATTTTCCGTATCGTAGGCACGAACGGTATTTATCAGGTCTTTCACTACATCAGCAGCGATATCCGGAATTAAAAGCTCCATTGGGGCTTCTGTTTCATAATCCACCGAAACGCCATTGCTATTATTAGTGATGGTCACGGTGTAGGTCGCTTTACCCATGATATTACTCCTTATGTGTATTAACCACTTTACCTATGCCTGCACCGCTGAGCGTAATGTCGGGGTCGGCAAAAAAATCGATATTAAACAAGGTATCGTCGGTTAACAGTTCAATGCGGTGCCATTTTTGCGGTGGGGAGATCCCAAACGAACCGGCTTCAATCACCCGTGCCATATCCGGTTCGGTCGCGTCGCCATCAGCAAAGCCAAAGTAGCGCACTGCGCCCTGCATTACGGACAGACGGCCATACACGCCTGCTTTGGTATTGTGATGGGTGAGGAGAGCCTGGGGTACCGTCTCTTTGTTCCAGAATGGCGTCGCGCGGGTATGAACAAAATTTTCAGGAATACGTAGCATAATAGTTTCCTTATTAGTCTCTTAAAGAGATTTCAGCACTTCCGCTTCAACAAAGAAATCGATGTTAAACACGGCATCATCGGTCATGGCCTCAATGTGGTGCCATTTCTCCGGTGGAAAAACGCCGAAATGCCCCGCCTCAATAATCAGCTCGCTGTCATGTTCAGGCGTAAATTCATCGGCATAGCCTAAATAGCGCACCACGCCTTGCATAACAGAAAGGCGAGGGTAAACGCCTGGGCGGGTACCTTTATCGAGATGGCGTTGAAAGATCCCCGCAGGGGCGGTCTCTTTGTTCCAGAAAGGGGTCGAACGGGTATGAATACAACTCTGTGGAATGCGTAACATATTTTCTCCCTCGAATGTCTGGCTTTATTAGACTGCGTTCTGCGAGCGAGAATTTATCAAAAAGTGCATTTATAATGCGTCTTATCTTTAATGATAAGACCACCTCCTCCCATGATGTAACGCACAATACTCAAATGTTATTATCCATGGTATTTAAGTGGTTATTATGTAATGAAAAAACTTGATCTGTATCAACATATGACGCATATTGCGTGCGGTTATTTTTAACAGTTTGGGTTAGCAGGATGACGCTGTATCAAAAGATGTTAGTTTTTTACGCAATCATGGCGTCTGTCTGTGCACTAATTACCTGGTTCCTTTCTAAAGATCGCAAACGCATTCGCCTGTTGAGTGCTTTTCTGGTGGGATCGACCTGGCCGATGAGCTTTCCCGTTGCACTGCTGATCTCACTTTTCTGAAGCACGCTTCCACTTTTAAATACTGAATATAGCATTCCAGGTACAATAACTGTATAAAAACACAGTGCATCGTAAAAGGAATGCTTATGAACAGTTTTTACTCGCAATACGCTGGTTGCACCGTGCGCTGGCAAGACCTACCCGGTTCTGGTGAGCCTGTCGTATTTATTCACGGCCTGGGCTGCGCCTCTTCTTATGAATATCCCCGTATTGTCTGTGATGCACGGTTTGGTGCGCGCAGGGCCATTCTTATCGACCTCCCTGGTAGCGGTTATAGTGATAAACCCACGCATTATGGTTATCGAACCAGCGAACAGGCACAGGTTGTCGCTGAACTGTTGAATCACCTTAAACTCGATACCTTCTGGCTGTATGGCCACAGCATGGGGGGCAGCATTGCAATTGAAACGGCGGTTTTAATGCAGACTCGCGTCAGAGGTCTGATGGTCTCGGAACCCAATTTTCATCGCGGTGGTGGGGTGTTCAGCCAGTCTATTGCGACACAAACAGAAAAGCAGTTTCTGGAACAAGGGTATGATGCGTTGCTTAGCGCGGAAACCACCGCGTGGGCGGGGAGTTTACAGAGCAATGCGCCCTGTGCCGTATGGCGTGGCGCGTCGAGCCTGGTGGCAGGCGTCGAACCTGAATGGGCAGAGCAATTTTTATCGCTAACCTGTCCGGTTACCCTTATTTTCGGGGCGTTATCGCTGCCTGATGCCGATGTTGATGCCCTTCAGCAGAAAGGTGTTGAGGTGAAAATCATTCCTGACGCCGGGCATTCGATGTCCTGGGAAAACCCGTCCGCACTGGCACAGACGTTAGCGGATTGTATCGCGAAATCATGACAGCCCGCATTGCTGCGGGCTGGAACATACTAGCGCAATAGCGCCTGCAATGCCTGGCGCGCAGCAGGCTGAACATCATGCGGGTGCTGGTAATCAATGTTCTCAATCGCCCGGCTATAAAGTGCAACCAGCCAGTCATAAACGTACGCGGTGGCCGCGTGTACGGGTTGTTCCCCCAGACGCGTCAGGCGTGGTGTTGCGCTCCTGACCACAGGCGTCACAAAAATGGCCTGACCTTTACGGATGCGGCTTGCAGGACGCTGCACGGCAGGCGTCTGGTCGTAACCCAGCCAGCCGATGAAATTACCCATCACGGCATGCAGTTGCGCGGCACTGCTTTTGTCTGTTTCGACAATGCCCTGCAGCTGCTGAGGCAGGTTAAGACGGTAACTGGCTACCACCAGAACATCCGCAATATGCTGTAAGACCGCCGGCTCCAGCCCCAGGCGAGCGGCGGCTGCGTCATTACGGCTCCACTGGCGCAGATGGTTAATCCACACTTTATGCGCCAGACGCGCTTTGTCTTTTGTCTGGAACACACCGACAGTGTCCTGCGAATTATCGGCAAACAGATCGATGGTATCCGTAAACAGTCCGTTCACCTGCTCCTCGCGCGGTTGCTGGACGGCCAGAAGTGTTTCAAAGGCTTTTAGTGGCGGCAGGAGTCCTTCGAGCAGTTCACCATGGCGGGCGGCACTGCTTTGCAGCGTTCGCACCATGCTTTCGGCCTGAGCGCGTCTCGCGCCGGGTTCCTGAACCAGCGGGGCCAGATAGCTGTGCATCAGAGCCGAAAGCTCTTGCTGCAGCATCGTTTTCAGCGTAAGGAGACGTTTCTGCCGTTGCG belongs to Enterobacter cloacae and includes:
- a CDS encoding DUF1869 domain-containing protein, giving the protein MGKATYTVTITNNSNGVSVDYETEAPMELLIPDIAADVVKDLINTVRAYDTENEHEVCGW
- the yeaR gene encoding hypothetical protein, whose protein sequence is MLRIPENFVHTRATPFWNKETVPQALLTHHNTKAGVYGRLSVMQGAVRYFGFADGDATEPDMARVIEAGSFGISPPQKWHRIELLTDDTLFNIDFFADPDITLSGAGIGKVVNTHKE
- the yeaR gene encoding hypothetical protein; translation: MLRIPQSCIHTRSTPFWNKETAPAGIFQRHLDKGTRPGVYPRLSVMQGVVRYLGYADEFTPEHDSELIIEAGHFGVFPPEKWHHIEAMTDDAVFNIDFFVEAEVLKSL
- a CDS encoding alpha/beta hydrolase, whose translation is MNSFYSQYAGCTVRWQDLPGSGEPVVFIHGLGCASSYEYPRIVCDARFGARRAILIDLPGSGYSDKPTHYGYRTSEQAQVVAELLNHLKLDTFWLYGHSMGGSIAIETAVLMQTRVRGLMVSEPNFHRGGGVFSQSIATQTEKQFLEQGYDALLSAETTAWAGSLQSNAPCAVWRGASSLVAGVEPEWAEQFLSLTCPVTLIFGALSLPDADVDALQQKGVEVKIIPDAGHSMSWENPSALAQTLADCIAKS